One Methylocapsa sp. D3K7 DNA window includes the following coding sequences:
- a CDS encoding IS5 family transposase (programmed frameshift): MWTSENRPKYNRDKLRYPSDLTDDEWSHIEPIIPPAKRGGRKRSVEPREIVNGLMYVLSTGCQWRYVPKDLPPKSTLFGYFDLWNWDGTLDRIHHALYVKCREAMDREASPTACVIDSQSVKSAEKGGAGIDPSGYDAGKKIKGKKRHILVDTLGLLLHAVVHPADIQDRDGGVLVLSTLFGLYPFLQKLFADGGYQGPVFQKASAKILPHIQIEIVKRSDQAKGFELLPRRWVVERTFAWLNRCRRLAKDFENLTRNALAFLRLASIRLTLRKLCLN; the protein is encoded by the exons ATGTGGACGTCCGAAAACCGCCCGAAATACAATCGTGACAAACTGCGCTATCCGAGCGATCTGACGGACGATGAGTGGTCGCACATCGAGCCGATTATTCCACCGGCCAAACGTGGCGGACGCAAGCGCTCTGTTGAGCCGCGGGAAATCGTGAACGGTCTCATGTATGTGCTGAGCACGGGATGCCAGTGGCGTTACGTTCCCAAAGATCTGCCGCCCAAGAGCACGCTGTTTGGTTATTTCGACCTTTGGAACTGGGACGGCACGCTGGATCGCATTCATCACGCGCTCTACGTGAAGTGTCGCGAAGCCATGGATCGTGAAGCGAGCCCGACGGCCTGCGTCATCGACAGCCAGAGCGTAAAGAGCGCGGAAAAAGGGGGCGCCG GCATCGATCCGAGCGGCTATGATGCTGGCAAGAAGATCAAAGGCAAGAAGCGCCATATCCTCGTCGATACGCTAGGCCTGCTGCTGCATGCAGTGGTGCATCCCGCCGACATTCAAGATCGGGATGGTGGCGTGCTTGTTCTGTCGACCTTGTTCGGCTTGTATCCGTTTTTACAAAAGCTCTTTGCTGATGGCGGATATCAGGGCCCGGTCTTTCAAAAGGCGTCGGCCAAAATCCTGCCGCATATACAAATCGAAATCGTCAAACGCTCCGATCAGGCCAAAGGGTTTGAGCTTCTGCCGCGACGTTGGGTTGTCGAACGCACCTTCGCTTGGCTTAATCGTTGCCGCCGCTTGGCCAAAGACTTCGAAAATCTCACCCGAAACGCACTCGCTTTTCTCCGTCTCGCCTCAATTCGTCTCACGCTCAGAAAGCTTTGTCTGAATTGA
- the smbP gene encoding small metal-binding protein SmbP — MSRRFFVVMLSFALALFLMPQVSLAEEDHIAEAITHTKQAIDHGKQGHADVLKTHADAALIHAEAGEKAKANPHTEEAITHLKQAIDEGKKGNAQMATTHAEAALTHLEQVK; from the coding sequence ATGTCTCGTAGATTCTTTGTCGTTATGTTGAGCTTTGCTCTCGCTCTCTTTCTGATGCCACAGGTTTCGCTGGCTGAGGAAGATCACATCGCCGAGGCCATCACACACACCAAGCAGGCCATTGACCACGGCAAGCAAGGACATGCCGATGTCCTGAAAACTCACGCCGACGCCGCGCTCATCCACGCGGAGGCCGGTGAAAAGGCCAAGGCTAATCCCCACACCGAAGAAGCCATCACACATTTGAAACAAGCAATCGACGAGGGCAAAAAGGGCAATGCCCAGATGGCTACGACTCACGCCGAAGCTGCGCTAACCCATTTGGAACAGGTCAAGTAG